One region of Sebastes fasciatus isolate fSebFas1 chromosome 1, fSebFas1.pri, whole genome shotgun sequence genomic DNA includes:
- the LOC141775268 gene encoding uncharacterized protein LOC141775268, whose amino-acid sequence MEPSTLLTPLLLLLTLPPLLFKGPPWFPQLFCPPITSSPPLPYSRCQLLRLRKNYRLSSTALSSAQSAGILICKRYLHRGPKHNRHLQSSITPTTPTYNIQTIHPRRPPSTGPRRTVNLANLKPLQRAPITPPSHSSNFALLNTRSLNNKAPILHELILDNSLDFLLLTETWQQPNDFFSLNQASPPNFGYLCKPRPSRRGGGLAVLFNKNLRTTELTFPTVTSFESLAFKTCSNTVILIYRPPKPNSSFLSDLSELLILASSLPLPLLLLGDFNIHMDSPTCKLASDFSTLLDNFNLTQHITFPTHNKGHIMDLVCSANVPVLNIQPSPFPLSDHKLIQFTIPSPSPRLKLPRVISFRNIKSIDPLHLSDLLSAALHLDPPPTSPDDLTNHLNATLSASLNSLAPLRTKTVSFNTSSPWFTPHLRKLKQTGRQLERLWRKSSLTVHLEAYKSHLITYKDAITAAKSDYFSTIINDPTRNPRTLFSTVNTLLKPRANTLSDPSPDLCNSFLQFFSDKITTINNSLLPVSDPAATTPTPFLSIPLDPLTPPPQHRLSRFDPVDSATIAKLISTSKPTTCSLDPLPTPLLKSCLPVLCPYLTDLFNSSLSHGTVPSAFKTAAVTPTLKKPGLDPSCLNHYRPISNLPFLSKTLERLVSTQLQSHLHSNNLLEPLQSGFRPLHSTETALLQVLNNLLTSADTGALNILILLDLSAAFDTVSHNILLTRLQDIGIEGTALSWLQSYLTNRSHFISLHNNSSATSTVTQGVPQGSVLGPLLFIIYLFPLGQILRHFNLDFHCYADDTQIYLSTNTPHNPPLSHINSCLSAIKTWMQQNFLKLNSDKTQLLLIGSKSTLTKTNNLTLNIDGTSVSPSPQARNLGVIFDSTLSLEPHICQLVKISFFHLRNIAKIHPSLTPPTAEKLIHAFISSRLGYCNSLLYGISNTSINKLQLVQNAAARLLTHTKSWHHITPVLKDLHWLPVSHRISYKILTLTYKALHQLAPPYLSELLSPYQPQRSLRSTSAGLLSTPTSKLRSFGDRAFSRAAPKLWNSLPNLIRDSDSLTTFQSRLKTHLFSSAYP is encoded by the coding sequence ATGGAACCATCAACCCTACTCACCCCTCTCCTGTTGCTTCTTACACTACCCCCCCTGTTATTCAAAGGACCCCCCTGGTTCCCACAGTTGTTTTGTCCCCCCAttacctcctcccctcccctcccctactCTCGCTGTCAACTCCTCCGCCTCAGGAAAAACTACCGGCTATCCTCCactgctctctcctctgctcaatCTGCTGGAATCCTCATCTGTAAACGCTACCTTCACCGTGGCCCCAAACACAACCGTCATCTCCAGTCATCCATTACCCCCACCACCCCGACTTACAACATCCAAACCATCCACCCCCGCCGCCCCCCCTCCACTGGACCCCGCCGCACTGTGAACCTGGCCAACCTCAAACCTCTCCAGCGTGCCCCCATCACACCACCCTCCCACTCATCCAACTTTGCCCTCCTCAACACCCGTTCACTTAACAACAAagcccccatcctccatgaactcATCCTGGACAATTCACTGGACTTCCTCCTGCTCACTGAAACCTGGCAACAACCCAATGACTTCTTCTCCCTCAACCAAGCTTCCCCCCCCAACTTCGGCTACCTCTGCAAACCCCGCCCCTCCCGGCGTGGAGGGGGCCTCGCAGTATTATTCAACAAGAACCTCAGGACCACCGAACTCACTTTCCCTACAGTCACATCATTCGAATCCCTCGCCTTCAAAACCTGCTCCAACACAGTCATTCTTATTTACCGCCCACCTAAACCAAATTCATCCTTCCTCTCCGATCTGTCTGAACTCCTCATCCTAGCATCATCCCTCCCCTTACCCCTACTGCTACTGGGCGACTTCAACATCCACATGGACTCCCCCACCTGTAAACTTGCCTCTGATTTCTCCACTCTACTGGACAACTTCAACCTCACCCAGCACATCACCTTCCCCACACACAATAAAGGCCATATTATGGATCTCGTCTGCTCTGCCAACGTCCCGGTTCTGAACATCCAACCATCCCCCTTTCCCCTATCTGATCACAAACTCATACAATTCACAATCCCTTCCCCATCACCCCGTCTGAAACTCCCCAGAGTCATCTCATTTCGCAACATCAAGTCCATTgatcccctccatctctccgacCTGCTATCTGCTGCCCTCCACCTGGACCCACCCCCCACCTCACCTGATGATCTCACCAACCACCTCAACGCCACCCTGTCTGCCTCCCTCAATTCACTGGCCCCCCTGAGAACCAAAACTGTTTCATTCAACACCTCCTCCCCCTGGTTCACACCCCACCTCAGAAAACTCAAACAGACCGGCCGCCAACTTGAACGCCTCTGGAGAAAATCATCACTCACTGTTCACCTCGAAGCCTACAAATCTCACCTCATCACCTACAAAGACGCCATCACTGCTGCCAAATCTGACTACTTCTCCACCATCATCAATGACCCCACCCGTAACCCCCGAACCCTCTTCTCCACTGTCAACACTCTCCTCAAGCCTCGTGCCAACACCCTCTCTGACCCCTCACCCGATCTATGTAACTCATTCCTTCAGTTCTTCAGCGACAAAATCACCACCATCAACAACTCACTGCTCCCCGTGTCTGACCCAGCAGCAACCACACCGaccccttttctctccatccctctggaCCCCCTGACCCCTCCCCCCCAGCACCGCCTCTCCCGGTTCGACCCTGTTGACTCAGCAACCATTGCCAAACTCATCAGCACATCCAAACCCACCACCTGCTCCCTGgaccccctccccacccccctgCTGAAGTCCTGCCTCCCTGTCCTATGCCCCTACCTCACCGACCTCTTCAACTCCTCACTGTCCCATGGAACTGTCCCCTCAGCCTTCAAAACTGCTGCTGTCACCCCCACACTCAAGAAACCTGGTCTGGACCCCTCCTGTCTCAATCACTACCGCCCTATCTCCaacctccccttcctctccaaAACCCTCGAACGCCTCGTCTCCACCCAGCTCCAATCCCACCTGCATTCCAACAACCTGCTTGAACCCCTCCAATCTGGCTTTCGCCCCCTCCACAGCACAGAAACTGCACTCCTCCAAGTCCTCAAtaacctcctcacctctgctgacACCGGAGccctcaacatcctcatcctcctggacctgAGTGCAGCCTTCGATACCGTGAGTCACAACATTCTTCTCACCAGACTCCAAGACATCGGTATCGAAGGTACTGCACTCAGCTGGCTCCAGTCATACCTCACCAACAGATCTCACTTCATCTCCCTTCACAACAACTCCTCTGCCACATCCACAGTCACACAAGGTGTCCCCCAAGGCTCTGTACTCGGTCCACTCCTGTTCATAATCTACTTATTCCCCCTCGGTCAGATCCTACGCCACTTCAACCTGGACTTCCACTGCTATGCTGACGACACTCAGATCTACCTCAGCACCAACACCCCCCACAACCCACCGCTCTCCCACATcaactcctgcctctctgcaattaaaacctggatgcaacagaactttctaaaactcaacagcgacaaaacacaactcctcctcatcggctccaaatccaccctcaccaaaaccaacaacctcacactcaacatcgatggcacttctgtttccccctccccccaggcaCGTAACCTTGGCGTGATCTTCGACTCCACCCTCTCCCTTGAGCCCCACATCtgccaactggtcaaaatatccTTCTTCCACCTTCGCAATATCGCAAAAATCCATCCGTCCCTCACACCCCCTACAGCAGAGAaactcatccacgccttcatctcctcccgccttggctattgcaactcactcctctatggcatcagcaacacctccataaataaattacaactggtccagaatgcagctgcccgactcctcacccacaccaaatcatggcatcatatcaccccagtcctgaaagaccttcactggctccccgtctcccaccggatctcctacaaaatcctgaccctcacctacaaagccctccaccaacttgcacccccctatctctctgaactcctctccccctaccaacctcaacggtccctcagatccacctcggctggtttactctccacccccacgtccaaactccgcagctttggggacagagcattctccagggcagctcccaagctctggaactcactccccaatctcatcagagactctgattccctcaccacattccagtcccgcctcaaaacacatcttttctcatctgcttacccgtag